The Penaeus monodon isolate SGIC_2016 chromosome 24, NSTDA_Pmon_1, whole genome shotgun sequence DNA segment ACATCGCCTGGCACTTCGCGTCAGGGATGCCCAGCCTCAGGAATCGGTCCAGCACTGTCTTGTTGGTGAGCGACGCCATCCCGAAGTTTTAAGTTTCGTGAAGTTAGCCCTGTTCTATCGCGACTTCCCTGTGGACAGTAAGAGAGAGGAACTGATAGAGTTTTGATCGAAGTTTCGAGCTTTGTGAAGTTAGTCCTGTTTTATTGCGACTTCCCCGTACACAGTGAGAAAGAGTTAATAGCTTTGATGGTAAAGAGTTTGAATGATGTTGAGAAGAGGTTCATTTCCGTATTCGTGTGGAAATAAATTATATGGGGAAGATGAGAGtatcacatacatatcataaattgcattgtattttttttttcgNNNNNNNNNNNNNNNNNNNNNNNNNNNNNNNNNNNNNNNNNNNNNNNNNNNNNNNNNNNGAAGTTTTGAGTGATCccaaatgaaatattttattatttgataatatgtCTATTTTGCATATATCATGAGCATCTGGTGCTAGTTAAATTCTGTTAAATTCCTTCTTNNNNNNNNNNNNNNNNNNNNNNNNNNNNNNNNNNNNNNNNNNNNNNNNNNNNNNNNNNNNNNNNNNNNNNNNNNNNNNNNNNNNNNNNNNNNNNNNNNNNNNNNNNNNNNNNNNNNNNNNNNNNNNNNNNNNNNNNNNNNNNNNNNNNNNNNNNNNNNNNNNNNNNNNNNNNNNNNNNNNNNNNNNNNNNNNNNNNNNNNNNNNNNNNNNNNNNNNNNTGCATactaatctattattttttctacttgcATTCCTTTCCATGTGATGGTTGAATTCTCggggaaaaggataagaaaatgaTCAGATATTTGTAAACTTTTTGTATTTGTCATAGTTTTGATTATCAAATAATATCATCTTATGACATAACTCATCTATCAGTTTAaaacatattgataaaaaatatgtaatacatataacttAAAACTACTACATAAATGAATGTTCATCTGTATAACGAAACGCCGTTTGTGaatgaaaaaagatgaatgaaattTACGTTCACAGATAACCTGAGTCATTcacaatagataaataactagataCCTCTTTCCGAGACGAGATGTCACTGGCCCTTGAGTTACAGAATTCGCTTTGTACAAGGAGACGTAGTGGGTTTCCCAAGCTGCAAGGGAAAAAGGAGGCGAATGTGTTTTGAGAATTAACTCTCGTCGAGGCAGATGGTGCGGACGAGCCTCTCGGACACGACGTACGGGTCGGCGTTGGACGAGGGGCGGCGGTCCTCCAGGTAGCCCGTCTTCTCCTCGGCCACGCCCCTGGGGATGCGGATGGAGGCGCCCCTGTTGGCCACGCCGGCGGAGAAGTCGTGGATGGACGACGTCTCGTGGAGGCCCGTGAGGCGGCGCTCGTTGTCCTTGCCTCCGTGGGGGTCGTAGGCCCTGATGTGCTCCGAGTGGACCTTGCCGAGCTTCTCGATGGCCGTCTCAATGGCCGTGATGCCGTTTGGTTCACGCATGGCCGCCGTGGAGAAGTTGGTGTGCATGCCGGCGCCGTTCCAGTCGCCGGGGATGGGCTTTGGGTCTAAACTGACCGTGACACCAAAATCTTCAGCGACTCTGTGCAGGAGGTACCTCGCCATCCAGAGGTCGTCGCCCATCGTGATGCCTTCACAGGGACCCACCTGGAACTCCCACTGGGCGGGCATGACCTCCGCGTTGGTTCCTGAGATGTTGATGCCCGTGTAGAGGCAGGCTCTGTAGTGGGCCTCCACCACGTCGCGCCCATAAACCTTGCTGGCTCCTACGCCGCAGTAGTAGGGTCCCTGAGGCCCCGGGTAGCCGTTCTTGGGCCAACCCAGGGGGTGCATATCGAAATCAAGTAGCGTGTATTCCTGCTCCATGCCGAACCAGGGGTGCTGGTCAACTGCCTTCTGCATGACCTCTAGGCACTGCCATCGCCTGTTGGTGTCAGTGGGTTTCTTGTTGTACTTGTAGGTCTCACAGAGAACTAGTTTGTTGTCGCCCAGTCTGAAAGGATCTCTGTAGAGGGCCACCGGGTGCAGGTACACGTCGCTGTTGCTGCCTTCGGCCTGGCCAGTAGAAGACCCATCGAAGTTCCAAATGGGGAGctctgaaaaaaagaaacggacGGAATTGATCCAAATGCCAAAGTCAAAGCCAAAGCCTCTCGTCTGTCCATGCGGATGTAAACAACGCCATTCATTTATACCTTAAGAACTGCAAAACCACACTCACCACTAGGACTTTTGGGGATGAAGTTGAGGGTTCTGGTCTTGGAGCGCAGGTTCTCCCCGGTCCCGTCCACCCACACGTACATAGCTTGGCATTTATTGTCCGGGATATCAAGCTTCAGATAACGGTCCAACACCGTTTTGTTCGTAAGCTGTGCCATGTTGGAAGGCTCtgtgtgaagaaaaagaaaaaaaatgccgtaaagatatatatctatgttcttAGGTACATATCTTAAAGTAATCAAGAGTCATACTCTACCATAAAGATCTATCCCCAAGTTATTAAAACTGTAGTTCATGAAACCCTccaaatattatatacaagagTTGAAATTCCCTCAATACTTACCCCTTAGGATAAGACGATCAaaggtgtctgtctgtcagttctaCTTGGGAATTACAACTTGTTAGTCTTGAAATTAGACTGCCACCAAAAAGGTTGAGACGAAGAGCAGGAATGTAAACAATTGTAGAGGTTCTTCGAAACCTGTTCCGAACATGCAAGAATTGTGTCGAAGGGAGCGCACCAAAATACCCGGTcgtttattaaatgttataaCAGTCTACGAGACGAACGCTAAAAATTGTTGANNNNNNNNNNNNNNNNNNNNNNNNNNNNNNNNNNNNNNNNNNNNNNNNNNNNNNNNNNNNNNNNNNNNNNNNNNNNNNNNNNNNNNNNNNNNNNNNNNNNNNNNNNNNNNNNNNNNNNNNNNNNNNNNNNNNNNNNNNNNNNNNNNNNNNNNNNNNNNNNNNNNNNNNNNNNNNNNNNNNNNNNNNNNNNNNNNNNNNNNNNNNNNNNNNNNNNNNNNNNNNNNNNNNNNNNNNNNNNNNNNNNNNNNNNNNNNNNNNNNNNNNNNNNNNNNNNNNNNNNNNNNNNNNNNNNNNNNNNNNNNNNNNNNNNNNNNNNNNNNNNNNNNNNNNNNNNNNNNNNNNNNNNNNNNNNNNNNNNNNNNNNNNNNNNNNNNNNNNNNNNNNNNNNNNNNNNNNNNNNNNNNNNNNNNNNNNNNNNNNNNNNNNNNNNNNNNNNACGAAATATGATACAATAGTGGCAGAATTAAAATAAGTCTGACTACATTACATGCAAGGAGGAATAACTACAAAGGTTTAATGTACAGTAAATGTTCTTTACGTGTAGTTTGTCATACGAATAATATATGCAGTTACTATGCGCCGGTCCCATACTTTCACTTATGGTATACCCGAAAATAgcacgaacaaataaaaaaaattgttgaaggattatgatcattataagtTTCTATCGGTTACATACCGGTTACTAAATAAGCCTAATGTGTTNNNNNNNNNNNNNNNNNNNNNNNNNNNNNNNNNNNNNNNNNNNNNNNNNNNNNNNNNNNNNNNNNNNNNNNNNNNNNNNNNNNNNNNNNNNNNNNNNNNACTGCttgaaaaatatttcttaaagtttttctttttttttacacagtggAATGCAATTTGCGACTGTGTAATTTACAGTATACAACGGTTAAAATTCGTACTCGCAATAGTAtgtattgtgtttatgtatataattatttagaagAATTCTAGTTTACTGCTTATAAAAAATACTTGATATGTACAGCCTTAATGCTTTTTTGTTATATGatgatattttttgtgtttttgtgcccACGGCAAcggcaacatacacacaacaaggTGTAATGCAACACAACATTCAACATAGCACAATGTTGTAAANNNNNNNNNNNNNNNNNNNNNNNNNNNNNNNNNNNNNNNNNNNNNNCCGTNNNNNNNNNNNNNNNNNNNNNNNNNNNNNNNNNNNNNNNNNNNNNNNNNNNNNNNNNNNNNNNNNNNNNNNNNNNNNNNNNNNNNNNNNNNNNNNNNNNNNNNNNNNNNNNNNNNNNNNNNNNNNNNNNNNNNNNNNNNNNNNNNNNNNNNNNNNNNNNNNNNNNNNNNNNNNNNNNNNNNNNNNNNNNNNNNNNNNNNNNNCTGCCATTCCGTAGGCCTCACCCAGCGGTCCTGGTTACATGGCTCCAGGCTATAGACGGTCGGTTAGCTACAGGTGAAAGCGGTACTTTACAAAGAAAGTGTTATCACCTTTAATATCACtatttcactctttctttatACATCTATGTATTCCCTCCGCCTTCGATTCTCATTAAACTTTACGGAGAGTCAGTCATCCGTTATTGAGAAGTCATGGAGAAAGAATtaaattgaggaaaaaaatattgtatagttATTGATGGCAGTTTACGAAATACATTGTACCTCGTCGACCGGTCTAAGGGAGTGGgcggagggggttgggggggggggataggaatgAGCCTTTCAGTATAGTGAAATTTACAAAAATCTCGTGTATACTTNNNNNNNNNNNNNNNNNNNNNNNNNNNNNNNNNNNNNNNNNNNNNNNNNNNNNNNNNNNNNNNNNNNNNNNNNNNNNNNNNNNNNNNNNNNNNNNNNNNNNNNNNNNNNNNCAACTGAGGACATATGCCTCTTACAATTGACNNNNNNNNNNNNNNNNNNNNNNNNNNNNNNNNNNNNNNNNNNNNNNNNNNNNNNTCCTTGTGAGAAACGTGCCTAAAGCAACCAAGGAAAATTTTGGCTGTTtgtaaaaatttaccaaaaaatagcAAAACCATTTCCCAAAAGTTCGCCAGACATTTNNNNNNNNNNNNNNNNNNNNNNNNNNNNNNNNNNNNNNNNNNNNNNNNNNNNNNNTAATCTTCTATATTATCTTCCATATTTCCAGTTTATATCATAACTACACCTCTTTCTCAAAAACTAAATCTatcgccttttctttctctcttcatcaccatctccgtttttttcttcttcggcaaAAACTACAAGAGCACACAGTCACAAGCACAAAGGCACAAAGTACACACCTTGCAATTGACTCCAGCAAGGACCTGGTGAGGAGATGAGGCTAGAGAAGTGTCCCGCTTCAGGCTAGAGAGGGATTTGGTCAAGACACGGCGTCTGGGGGGGCCTATATAGCCgtcgacgggggggggaggggatggaaggagggggaaggtgacgTGGTAAGTTACCAACCAGGCGTAGTCTCACTTCTATGgaaacgaagggaggaaagaagataagaaatgatattatcgttttttttttaatatcNNNNNNNNNNNNNNNNNNNNNNNNNNNNNNNNGGCCTATTCAAATTAGCGTGAACCCTGACGCGGAGCGCGGGAAAAAAAGTCTTTCCTTTTGCAAAGACTCGCTCCGCTAGCAGAGGACCCAAGATTCACATGTCAGGCTCGTGATCCTCCTAGCCAGCGAGCCACTCGGGAACAAGGCAACTCGACCGTGGTGTCaagttagtaatatattatttctattttactgaCTCTTTACTGTGC contains these protein-coding regions:
- the LOC119588541 gene encoding glutamine synthetase-like; this encodes MAQLTNKTVLDRYLKLDIPDNKCQAMYVWVDGTGENLRSKTRTLNFIPKSPSELPIWNFDGSSTGQAEGSNSDVYLHPVALYRDPFRLGDNKLVLCETYKYNKKPTDTNRRWQCLEVMQKAVDQHPWFGMEQEYTLLDFDMHPLGWPKNGYPGPQGPYYCGVGASKVYGRDVVEAHYRACLYTGINISGTNAEVMPAQWEFQVGPCEGITMGDDLWMARYLLHRVAEDFGVTVSLDPKPIPGDWNGAGMHTNFSTAAMREPNGITAIETAIEKLGKVHSEHIRAYDPHGGKDNERRLTGLHETSSIHDFSAGVANRGASIRIPRGVAEEKTGYLEDRRPSSNADPYVVSERLVRTICLDES